Proteins encoded in a region of the Phoenix dactylifera cultivar Barhee BC4 chromosome 3, palm_55x_up_171113_PBpolish2nd_filt_p, whole genome shotgun sequence genome:
- the LOC103709043 gene encoding transcription factor GAMYB-like isoform X4: protein MNRTTDDSDNAMVPKDQVDSPSNEGSSGGLLTGGGQVLKKGPWTSAEDAILVDYVKKHGEGNWNAVQKHSGLSRCGKSCRLRWANHLRPNLKKGAFTPEEEKLIIELHARMGNKWARMAAHLPGRTDNEIKNYWNTRIKRRQRAGLPLYTSNVPFQASSENQQSQTATAYGNGEKRPNELLQGNSFDFPDAIFDSFNANHGALSYAPPFSDISVSSMLSQGFGSQNYGFMNPMGNHVKQFRESETSLPGFHGSVTTGLPPLEQFSNEPSEKIQRSFGLGYPYDPDPSSKDLAPFGGAVPGSHALSNGNFSASRPLGGTVKMELPSLQYPESDLSSWLACSSPPPEAIDNYIQSPPATASVQSECVSPRNSGLLDALLHEAQARKTQSSGKRSSSSVVAPGGMVESSGLNFCEAAWKEYNDPISPLGRPAASVFNECTPPVSGGSLDELQPSKEPSVPAGSDIMLAAAEHVSTPNVGERDISPCSDFLRPDALLGGSDWLENSQTAKEHSTLNDAIATLLGEDLCSEYKEVPAGTSSTLSQGLGLDSCPWNNMPRACQMS from the exons ATGAATCGCACGACAGATGACAGTGACAATGCAATGGTTCCAAAGGACCAGGTCGACTCACCATCAAATGAAGGTAGTAGCGGGGGATTGCTGACAGGAGGAGGACAAGTTTTGAAGAAGGGACCATGGACGTCTGCGGAGGATGCAATTTTGGTAGATTATGTCAAGAAGCATGGTGAAGGGAATTGGAATGCTGTTCAGAAGCACTCAGGTCTGTCTCGATGTGGCAAAAGCTGTCGTCTACGATGGGCCAACCATCTGAGACCAAATCTTAAGAAAGGTGCTTTCACACCAGAAGAGGAGAAGTTGATAATCGAACTGCATGCTAGGATGGGCAACAAATGGGCTCGGATGGCTGCACAT TTACCGGGACGGACAGATAATGAGATAAAAAACTATTGGAACACCCGGATCAAGAGACGTCAGCGAGCTGGTTTACCCCTTTATACTTCTAATGTGCCTTTCCAAGCTTCAAGTGAGAATCAGCAAAGCCAGACCGCCACTGCATATGGCAATGGTGAAAAACGGCCCAATGAGCTCCTGCAGGGAAATAGTTTCGATTTTCCTGATGCTATATTTGACAGCTTTAATGCCAATCATGGGGCTTTGTCTTATGCACCACCATTTTCAGATATTTCAGTGAGTAGCATGCTGAGTCAGGGCTTTGGATCCCAAAATTATGGCTTCATGAACCCAATGGGGAACCATGTGAAGCAGTTTCGAGAATCTGAGACTTCACTTCCGGGCTTTCATGGTAGTGTCACTACTGGGCTTCCTCCACTTGAGCAGTTTTCAAATGAGCCTTCTGAAAAGATCCAGCGGAGCTTTGGTTTAGGTTATCCGTATGATCCAGACCCCAGCAGCAAGGACCTGGCACCCTTTGGTGGTGCAGTCCCTGGTAGCCATGCCCTTTCAAATGGCAATTTCTCTGCTTCCAGGCCCCTTGGTGGGACTGTGAAGATGGAGCTCCCTTCACTCCAATATCCAGAATCTGATCTTAGTAGCTGGCTTGCTTGCTCTTCTCCACCTCCTGAGGCAATCGATAATTACATCCAGTCTCCTCCAGCAACTGCGTCAGTGCAATCTGAATGTGTCTCACCAAGGAACAGCGGTCTATTGGATGCATTGCTTCATGAGGCACAGGCACGTAAGACTCAATCATCAGGGAAGAGATCAAGTTCTTCTGTTGTTGCACCTGGTGGCATGGTAGAAAGTTCAGGGCTTAACTTTTGTGAGGCAGCATGGAAAGAATACAATGATCCAATTTCGCCCTTGGGCCGACCTGCTGCTTCTGTCTTCAATGAGTGCACCCCACCCGTTAGTGGTGGTTCACTGGATGAGCTTCAGCCTTCTAAAGAACCTTCTG TTCCTGCAGGTTCAGACATCATGCTAGCCGCTGCCGAACATGTTTCAACCCCAAATGTGGGGGAGAGAGACATTTCACCTTGTTCAGATTTCTTAAGGCCTGATGCTTTACTTGGAGGGTCAGATTGGCTTGAGAACTCTCAGACTGCCAAAGAGCATTCTACCTTGAATGATGCCATAGCAACACTTCTGGGTGAAGATCTCTGCAGCGAGTACAAGGAAGTGCCTGCTGGAACATCATCTACACTCTCTCAAGGATTGGGCCTCGACTCCTGTCCATGGAACAACATGCCTCGTGCATGTCAAATGTCTTAA
- the LOC103709043 gene encoding transcription factor GAMYB-like isoform X1, whose translation MANSRLLSVCVNRRIDGELGFQESNVLKMNRTTDDSDNAMVPKDQVDSPSNEGSSGGLLTGGGQVLKKGPWTSAEDAILVDYVKKHGEGNWNAVQKHSGLSRCGKSCRLRWANHLRPNLKKGAFTPEEEKLIIELHARMGNKWARMAAHLPGRTDNEIKNYWNTRIKRRQRAGLPLYTSNVPFQASSENQQSQTATAYGNGEKRPNELLQGNSFDFPDAIFDSFNANHGALSYAPPFSDISVSSMLSQGFGSQNYGFMNPMGNHVKQFRESETSLPGFHGSVTTGLPPLEQFSNEPSEKIQRSFGLGYPYDPDPSSKDLAPFGGAVPGSHALSNGNFSASRPLGGTVKMELPSLQYPESDLSSWLACSSPPPEAIDNYIQSPPATASVQSECVSPRNSGLLDALLHEAQARKTQSSGKRSSSSVVAPGGMVESSGLNFCEAAWKEYNDPISPLGRPAASVFNECTPPVSGGSLDELQPSKEPSVPAGSDIMLAAAEHVSTPNVGERDISPCSDFLRPDALLGGSDWLENSQTAKEHSTLNDAIATLLGEDLCSEYKEVPAGTSSTLSQGLGLDSCPWNNMPRACQMS comes from the exons ATGGCGAATTCTCGACTTCTATCAGTGTGCGTGAATCGCCGGATCGATGGCGAGTTAGGGTTCCAAGAATCGAAT GTTCTGAAAATGAATCGCACGACAGATGACAGTGACAATGCAATGGTTCCAAAGGACCAGGTCGACTCACCATCAAATGAAGGTAGTAGCGGGGGATTGCTGACAGGAGGAGGACAAGTTTTGAAGAAGGGACCATGGACGTCTGCGGAGGATGCAATTTTGGTAGATTATGTCAAGAAGCATGGTGAAGGGAATTGGAATGCTGTTCAGAAGCACTCAGGTCTGTCTCGATGTGGCAAAAGCTGTCGTCTACGATGGGCCAACCATCTGAGACCAAATCTTAAGAAAGGTGCTTTCACACCAGAAGAGGAGAAGTTGATAATCGAACTGCATGCTAGGATGGGCAACAAATGGGCTCGGATGGCTGCACAT TTACCGGGACGGACAGATAATGAGATAAAAAACTATTGGAACACCCGGATCAAGAGACGTCAGCGAGCTGGTTTACCCCTTTATACTTCTAATGTGCCTTTCCAAGCTTCAAGTGAGAATCAGCAAAGCCAGACCGCCACTGCATATGGCAATGGTGAAAAACGGCCCAATGAGCTCCTGCAGGGAAATAGTTTCGATTTTCCTGATGCTATATTTGACAGCTTTAATGCCAATCATGGGGCTTTGTCTTATGCACCACCATTTTCAGATATTTCAGTGAGTAGCATGCTGAGTCAGGGCTTTGGATCCCAAAATTATGGCTTCATGAACCCAATGGGGAACCATGTGAAGCAGTTTCGAGAATCTGAGACTTCACTTCCGGGCTTTCATGGTAGTGTCACTACTGGGCTTCCTCCACTTGAGCAGTTTTCAAATGAGCCTTCTGAAAAGATCCAGCGGAGCTTTGGTTTAGGTTATCCGTATGATCCAGACCCCAGCAGCAAGGACCTGGCACCCTTTGGTGGTGCAGTCCCTGGTAGCCATGCCCTTTCAAATGGCAATTTCTCTGCTTCCAGGCCCCTTGGTGGGACTGTGAAGATGGAGCTCCCTTCACTCCAATATCCAGAATCTGATCTTAGTAGCTGGCTTGCTTGCTCTTCTCCACCTCCTGAGGCAATCGATAATTACATCCAGTCTCCTCCAGCAACTGCGTCAGTGCAATCTGAATGTGTCTCACCAAGGAACAGCGGTCTATTGGATGCATTGCTTCATGAGGCACAGGCACGTAAGACTCAATCATCAGGGAAGAGATCAAGTTCTTCTGTTGTTGCACCTGGTGGCATGGTAGAAAGTTCAGGGCTTAACTTTTGTGAGGCAGCATGGAAAGAATACAATGATCCAATTTCGCCCTTGGGCCGACCTGCTGCTTCTGTCTTCAATGAGTGCACCCCACCCGTTAGTGGTGGTTCACTGGATGAGCTTCAGCCTTCTAAAGAACCTTCTG TTCCTGCAGGTTCAGACATCATGCTAGCCGCTGCCGAACATGTTTCAACCCCAAATGTGGGGGAGAGAGACATTTCACCTTGTTCAGATTTCTTAAGGCCTGATGCTTTACTTGGAGGGTCAGATTGGCTTGAGAACTCTCAGACTGCCAAAGAGCATTCTACCTTGAATGATGCCATAGCAACACTTCTGGGTGAAGATCTCTGCAGCGAGTACAAGGAAGTGCCTGCTGGAACATCATCTACACTCTCTCAAGGATTGGGCCTCGACTCCTGTCCATGGAACAACATGCCTCGTGCATGTCAAATGTCTTAA
- the LOC103709043 gene encoding transcription factor GAMYB-like isoform X3 codes for MANSRLLSVCVNRRIDGELGFQESNVLKMNRTTDDSDNAMVPKDQVDSPSNEGSSGGLLTGGGQVLKKGPWTSAEDAILVDYVKKHGEGNWNAVQKHSGLSRCGKSCRLRWANHLRPNLKKGAFTPEEEKLIIELHARMGNKWARMAAHLPGRTDNEIKNYWNTRIKRRQRAGLPLYTSNVPFQASSENQQSQTATAYGNGEKRPNELLQGNSFDFPDAIFDSFNANHGALSYAPPFSDISVSSMLSQGFGSQNYGFMNPMGNHVKQFRESETSLPGFHGSVTTGLPPLEQFSNEPSEKIQRSFGLGYPYDPDPSSKDLAPFGGAVPGSHALSNGNFSASRPLGGTVKMELPSLQYPESDLSSWLACSSPPPEAIDNYIQSPPATASVQSECVSPRNSGLLDALLHEAQARKTQSSGKRSSSSVVAPGGMVESSGLNFCEAAWKEYNDPISPLGRPAASVFNECTPPVSGGSLDELQPSKEPSDIMLAAAEHVSTPNVGERDISPCSDFLRPDALLGGSDWLENSQTAKEHSTLNDAIATLLGEDLCSEYKEVPAGTSSTLSQGLGLDSCPWNNMPRACQMS; via the exons ATGGCGAATTCTCGACTTCTATCAGTGTGCGTGAATCGCCGGATCGATGGCGAGTTAGGGTTCCAAGAATCGAAT GTTCTGAAAATGAATCGCACGACAGATGACAGTGACAATGCAATGGTTCCAAAGGACCAGGTCGACTCACCATCAAATGAAGGTAGTAGCGGGGGATTGCTGACAGGAGGAGGACAAGTTTTGAAGAAGGGACCATGGACGTCTGCGGAGGATGCAATTTTGGTAGATTATGTCAAGAAGCATGGTGAAGGGAATTGGAATGCTGTTCAGAAGCACTCAGGTCTGTCTCGATGTGGCAAAAGCTGTCGTCTACGATGGGCCAACCATCTGAGACCAAATCTTAAGAAAGGTGCTTTCACACCAGAAGAGGAGAAGTTGATAATCGAACTGCATGCTAGGATGGGCAACAAATGGGCTCGGATGGCTGCACAT TTACCGGGACGGACAGATAATGAGATAAAAAACTATTGGAACACCCGGATCAAGAGACGTCAGCGAGCTGGTTTACCCCTTTATACTTCTAATGTGCCTTTCCAAGCTTCAAGTGAGAATCAGCAAAGCCAGACCGCCACTGCATATGGCAATGGTGAAAAACGGCCCAATGAGCTCCTGCAGGGAAATAGTTTCGATTTTCCTGATGCTATATTTGACAGCTTTAATGCCAATCATGGGGCTTTGTCTTATGCACCACCATTTTCAGATATTTCAGTGAGTAGCATGCTGAGTCAGGGCTTTGGATCCCAAAATTATGGCTTCATGAACCCAATGGGGAACCATGTGAAGCAGTTTCGAGAATCTGAGACTTCACTTCCGGGCTTTCATGGTAGTGTCACTACTGGGCTTCCTCCACTTGAGCAGTTTTCAAATGAGCCTTCTGAAAAGATCCAGCGGAGCTTTGGTTTAGGTTATCCGTATGATCCAGACCCCAGCAGCAAGGACCTGGCACCCTTTGGTGGTGCAGTCCCTGGTAGCCATGCCCTTTCAAATGGCAATTTCTCTGCTTCCAGGCCCCTTGGTGGGACTGTGAAGATGGAGCTCCCTTCACTCCAATATCCAGAATCTGATCTTAGTAGCTGGCTTGCTTGCTCTTCTCCACCTCCTGAGGCAATCGATAATTACATCCAGTCTCCTCCAGCAACTGCGTCAGTGCAATCTGAATGTGTCTCACCAAGGAACAGCGGTCTATTGGATGCATTGCTTCATGAGGCACAGGCACGTAAGACTCAATCATCAGGGAAGAGATCAAGTTCTTCTGTTGTTGCACCTGGTGGCATGGTAGAAAGTTCAGGGCTTAACTTTTGTGAGGCAGCATGGAAAGAATACAATGATCCAATTTCGCCCTTGGGCCGACCTGCTGCTTCTGTCTTCAATGAGTGCACCCCACCCGTTAGTGGTGGTTCACTGGATGAGCTTCAGCCTTCTAAAGAACCTTCTG ACATCATGCTAGCCGCTGCCGAACATGTTTCAACCCCAAATGTGGGGGAGAGAGACATTTCACCTTGTTCAGATTTCTTAAGGCCTGATGCTTTACTTGGAGGGTCAGATTGGCTTGAGAACTCTCAGACTGCCAAAGAGCATTCTACCTTGAATGATGCCATAGCAACACTTCTGGGTGAAGATCTCTGCAGCGAGTACAAGGAAGTGCCTGCTGGAACATCATCTACACTCTCTCAAGGATTGGGCCTCGACTCCTGTCCATGGAACAACATGCCTCGTGCATGTCAAATGTCTTAA
- the LOC103709043 gene encoding transcription factor GAMYB-like isoform X2 yields MANSRLLSVCVNRRIDGELGFQESNVLKMNRTTDDSDNAMVPKDQVDSPSNEGSSGGLLTGGGQVLKKGPWTSAEDAILVDYVKKHGEGNWNAVQKHSGLSRCGKSCRLRWANHLRPNLKKGAFTPEEEKLIIELHARMGNKWARMAAHLPGRTDNEIKNYWNTRIKRRQRAGLPLYTSNVPFQASSENQQSQTATAYGNGEKRPNELLQGNSFDFPDAIFDSFNANHGALSYAPPFSDISVSSMLSQGFGSQNYGFMNPMGNHVKQFRESETSLPGFHGSVTTGLPPLEQFSNEPSEKIQRSFGLGYPYDPDPSSKDLAPFGGAVPGSHALSNGNFSASRPLGGTVKMELPSLQYPESDLSSWLACSSPPPEAIDNYIQSPPATASVQSECVSPRNSGLLDALLHEAQARKTQSSGKRSSSSVVAPGGMVESSGLNFCEAAWKEYNDPISPLGRPAASVFNECTPPVSGGSLDELQPSKEPSGSDIMLAAAEHVSTPNVGERDISPCSDFLRPDALLGGSDWLENSQTAKEHSTLNDAIATLLGEDLCSEYKEVPAGTSSTLSQGLGLDSCPWNNMPRACQMS; encoded by the exons ATGGCGAATTCTCGACTTCTATCAGTGTGCGTGAATCGCCGGATCGATGGCGAGTTAGGGTTCCAAGAATCGAAT GTTCTGAAAATGAATCGCACGACAGATGACAGTGACAATGCAATGGTTCCAAAGGACCAGGTCGACTCACCATCAAATGAAGGTAGTAGCGGGGGATTGCTGACAGGAGGAGGACAAGTTTTGAAGAAGGGACCATGGACGTCTGCGGAGGATGCAATTTTGGTAGATTATGTCAAGAAGCATGGTGAAGGGAATTGGAATGCTGTTCAGAAGCACTCAGGTCTGTCTCGATGTGGCAAAAGCTGTCGTCTACGATGGGCCAACCATCTGAGACCAAATCTTAAGAAAGGTGCTTTCACACCAGAAGAGGAGAAGTTGATAATCGAACTGCATGCTAGGATGGGCAACAAATGGGCTCGGATGGCTGCACAT TTACCGGGACGGACAGATAATGAGATAAAAAACTATTGGAACACCCGGATCAAGAGACGTCAGCGAGCTGGTTTACCCCTTTATACTTCTAATGTGCCTTTCCAAGCTTCAAGTGAGAATCAGCAAAGCCAGACCGCCACTGCATATGGCAATGGTGAAAAACGGCCCAATGAGCTCCTGCAGGGAAATAGTTTCGATTTTCCTGATGCTATATTTGACAGCTTTAATGCCAATCATGGGGCTTTGTCTTATGCACCACCATTTTCAGATATTTCAGTGAGTAGCATGCTGAGTCAGGGCTTTGGATCCCAAAATTATGGCTTCATGAACCCAATGGGGAACCATGTGAAGCAGTTTCGAGAATCTGAGACTTCACTTCCGGGCTTTCATGGTAGTGTCACTACTGGGCTTCCTCCACTTGAGCAGTTTTCAAATGAGCCTTCTGAAAAGATCCAGCGGAGCTTTGGTTTAGGTTATCCGTATGATCCAGACCCCAGCAGCAAGGACCTGGCACCCTTTGGTGGTGCAGTCCCTGGTAGCCATGCCCTTTCAAATGGCAATTTCTCTGCTTCCAGGCCCCTTGGTGGGACTGTGAAGATGGAGCTCCCTTCACTCCAATATCCAGAATCTGATCTTAGTAGCTGGCTTGCTTGCTCTTCTCCACCTCCTGAGGCAATCGATAATTACATCCAGTCTCCTCCAGCAACTGCGTCAGTGCAATCTGAATGTGTCTCACCAAGGAACAGCGGTCTATTGGATGCATTGCTTCATGAGGCACAGGCACGTAAGACTCAATCATCAGGGAAGAGATCAAGTTCTTCTGTTGTTGCACCTGGTGGCATGGTAGAAAGTTCAGGGCTTAACTTTTGTGAGGCAGCATGGAAAGAATACAATGATCCAATTTCGCCCTTGGGCCGACCTGCTGCTTCTGTCTTCAATGAGTGCACCCCACCCGTTAGTGGTGGTTCACTGGATGAGCTTCAGCCTTCTAAAGAACCTTCTG GTTCAGACATCATGCTAGCCGCTGCCGAACATGTTTCAACCCCAAATGTGGGGGAGAGAGACATTTCACCTTGTTCAGATTTCTTAAGGCCTGATGCTTTACTTGGAGGGTCAGATTGGCTTGAGAACTCTCAGACTGCCAAAGAGCATTCTACCTTGAATGATGCCATAGCAACACTTCTGGGTGAAGATCTCTGCAGCGAGTACAAGGAAGTGCCTGCTGGAACATCATCTACACTCTCTCAAGGATTGGGCCTCGACTCCTGTCCATGGAACAACATGCCTCGTGCATGTCAAATGTCTTAA